A genomic window from Cytobacillus sp. IB215665 includes:
- a CDS encoding Mini-ribonuclease 3, with product MLHSPNIIDVKQLNSLALAYMGDAVYESHVRHHLLLKGNIRPNQLHNIAKAYVSAKAQANVIHFFLQNDMLSIEEQTIVKRGRNAKSGTIPKNTDVQTYRYSTAFEALLGYHYLMGNEDRFEELVSESFQFIEKQKKGGK from the coding sequence ATGTTACATTCACCTAATATTATTGATGTGAAACAGTTAAACAGTCTAGCTTTAGCATATATGGGTGATGCTGTATATGAAAGTCATGTGCGGCATCATCTATTACTAAAAGGTAATATTAGACCTAATCAATTACACAATATTGCTAAAGCATATGTGTCAGCGAAAGCGCAAGCAAATGTTATTCACTTCTTTCTCCAAAATGATATGCTTAGTATTGAAGAGCAAACAATTGTAAAGAGAGGGCGTAATGCAAAATCAGGTACCATTCCAAAAAATACAGATGTACAAACTTATCGATATAGCACAGCGTTTGAAGCTTTATTAGGATATCATTATTTAATGGGAAATGAAGATAGGTTTGAGGAGCTTGTAAGTGAATCTTTTCAATTTATTGAGAAACAAAAGAAAGGAGGTAAATGA
- the gltX gene encoding glutamate--tRNA ligase: MVKDIRVRYAPSPTGHLHIGNARTALFNYLFARNNDGKFIIRIEDTDKKRNIVGGEESQLKYLSWLGINWDESVDVGGNYGPYRQSERNDIYQQYYKELLEKDLAYKCYCTEEELEKEREEQSLNGGMPQYSGKCRHLTDEQRKSLEAEGRKPSIRFRVPSEKTYRFQDMVKGEVTFESQDIGDYVIVKKDGTPTYNFAVAVDDYLMKISHVLRGDDHISNTPKQMMIYEAFGWEYPTFGHMTLIVNESRKKLSKRDEAIIQFIEQYEELGYLPEALFNFIALLGWSPGGEDEVFTKEQLIDIFDAKRLSKSPALFDKQKLTWMNNQYIKHLNADEIVNLSLPHLIKAGLIQENVDEENREWVRNLILLHQEKMSYGAEIIGLTKLFFKTDIEYDEEAKVVLSEEQVNEVLTGFLSEIEQLESFKAEHIKAAMKSVQKSTGNKGKKLFMPIRVATTGQTHGPDLPMAIELLGKEKIKERIKSLIS; this comes from the coding sequence ATGGTAAAAGATATAAGGGTTCGTTATGCGCCGAGTCCAACAGGACATTTACACATAGGGAATGCGCGTACGGCATTGTTTAATTATTTATTTGCTCGAAATAATGATGGCAAATTTATTATTCGAATTGAAGATACGGATAAAAAGCGTAACATTGTAGGTGGAGAAGAAAGCCAATTAAAATATTTATCTTGGCTAGGTATTAATTGGGATGAAAGTGTTGATGTAGGTGGGAATTATGGGCCTTATCGTCAATCGGAAAGAAATGATATTTATCAGCAGTATTATAAAGAACTATTAGAGAAAGATTTAGCATATAAATGTTATTGTACTGAGGAAGAACTAGAAAAAGAGCGCGAAGAGCAATCTTTAAATGGAGGCATGCCTCAATATTCAGGGAAATGCCGTCATTTAACGGATGAGCAACGCAAATCTTTAGAAGCCGAAGGTCGAAAACCTAGCATTCGTTTTAGAGTACCATCAGAAAAGACATACCGTTTTCAAGACATGGTAAAGGGTGAAGTGACTTTTGAATCACAAGATATTGGTGATTATGTCATTGTTAAGAAGGATGGTACCCCAACGTATAACTTTGCAGTAGCAGTTGATGATTATCTTATGAAAATTTCACATGTTTTACGTGGTGATGATCATATTTCTAATACACCAAAGCAAATGATGATTTATGAAGCTTTTGGATGGGAGTATCCTACATTTGGCCATATGACTTTAATTGTAAATGAGAGCCGGAAAAAGCTTAGTAAGCGCGACGAAGCGATTATTCAATTTATCGAGCAGTATGAAGAATTAGGTTATTTGCCAGAGGCTTTATTTAACTTTATTGCACTTCTAGGTTGGTCACCAGGTGGTGAAGATGAAGTATTTACAAAGGAACAATTGATTGATATTTTTGATGCTAAGCGCTTATCAAAATCACCTGCTCTATTTGATAAACAAAAATTGACATGGATGAACAATCAGTATATAAAACATCTAAATGCCGATGAAATCGTAAACTTATCCTTACCTCATTTAATTAAAGCTGGGCTCATACAGGAAAACGTGGATGAAGAAAATAGAGAGTGGGTTCGAAATTTAATTTTATTACATCAAGAAAAAATGAGTTACGGGGCAGAAATTATTGGCTTAACAAAATTGTTTTTTAAAACAGATATTGAGTATGATGAGGAAGCAAAAGTAGTTCTATCAGAAGAGCAAGTTAATGAGGTACTTACTGGGTTTCTGTCAGAGATTGAACAGCTTGAATCATTTAAAGCAGAGCATATTAAAGCAGCAATGAAATCTGTTCAAAAATCTACAGGCAACAAAGGTAAAAAGCTCTTTATGCCGATTCGTGTTGCGACAACAGGTCAAACACATGGCCCGGACTTACCAATGGCAATTGAGTTACTCGGTAAGGAAAAAATTAAAGAGCGGATAAAAAGCCTAATTAGTTAA
- the disA gene encoding DNA integrity scanning diadenylate cyclase DisA — MERVHSEQILADILKLIAPGTPIREGLDNVLRAKTGGLIVVGYNDKMKKLVDGGFQINCQFSPSYLYELAKMDGAIILNELGTKILISNAQLVPDSCIVVSETGMRHRTAERFAKQTGSLVIAISQRRNVITLYKADFRYVLKDIGVILTKANQAMQTLEKYHAVLNQSMTNLGALEFEEQVTFSEVLQVLHRIEMVLRIKNEIISYVTELGSEGRLIRLQMNELVAHIEEEAILLIKDYACEAKEDIDAMLLKIQKLSSSELLDDYLLLKLLGYPQNTNIDKGVIPRGYRALYKIPRLPSVVIENLIETFKNMNQIVKASVEQLDEVEGIGEVRARKIKEGLKRIQQQLLIDRQI, encoded by the coding sequence ATGGAGAGAGTGCATAGCGAACAAATATTAGCAGACATATTAAAGCTAATTGCCCCTGGAACCCCTATACGGGAAGGGTTAGATAACGTATTACGTGCAAAAACCGGTGGATTAATCGTTGTTGGCTACAACGATAAAATGAAAAAATTGGTTGATGGTGGGTTTCAAATAAATTGTCAGTTCTCACCATCATATTTATATGAATTAGCTAAAATGGATGGTGCAATTATCTTAAATGAATTAGGGACGAAAATCTTAATATCCAATGCACAATTAGTTCCGGATTCTTGTATTGTTGTATCTGAAACGGGAATGAGGCACCGTACTGCAGAGAGATTTGCGAAACAAACTGGCAGCTTAGTCATTGCTATCTCACAACGCCGTAATGTTATTACGTTATATAAAGCTGACTTTCGCTATGTATTAAAAGATATTGGTGTCATTTTGACGAAAGCAAATCAAGCTATGCAAACACTTGAGAAATATCACGCTGTTTTGAATCAAAGTATGACCAATTTAGGTGCATTGGAATTTGAAGAACAAGTAACTTTTTCAGAAGTTTTACAAGTTCTACATCGTATTGAAATGGTGTTAAGAATTAAAAATGAGATCATCAGCTATGTCACTGAGTTAGGTTCTGAAGGAAGGTTAATACGACTACAAATGAACGAGTTAGTTGCCCATATTGAAGAGGAGGCAATTTTACTTATTAAGGATTATGCATGTGAAGCTAAGGAAGATATTGATGCAATGTTACTTAAAATACAAAAGCTTTCGAGCTCGGAGCTTCTTGATGATTATCTACTTTTAAAATTACTTGGGTATCCTCAAAATACAAATATAGATAAAGGTGTGATACCTCGAGGTTATCGAGCCTTATATAAAATACCACGTTTGCCATCAGTTGTTATAGAAAATTTAATAGAAACCTTCAAAAATATGAATCAAATTGTGAAAGCAAGTGTAGAACAATTAGATGAAGTAGAGGGGATTGGAGAAGTTCGAGCACGAAAAATTAAAGAAGGACTTAAAAGAATACAGCAGCAATTATTAATCGATCGTCAAATATAG
- the cysS gene encoding cysteine--tRNA ligase, whose protein sequence is MPIQIYNTLTRAKELFIPIEENKVTMYKCGPTVYNYIHIGNARPDIIYDTVRRYFEYRGYDVKYISNFTDVDDKIIKAANELGEDVPTVSERFIQAYFEDVSALGCKKADAHPRVTETMDIIIDFIQALINKGYAYESGGDVYYKTREFDGYGKLSHQSIDELRVGARIEVDEKKNDSIDFVLWKAAKEGEISWESPWGLGRPGWHIECSAMVREYLGDTIDIHAGGQDLIFPHHENEIAQSEALTGKKLANYWMHNGYINIDNEKMSKSLGNFVLVHDIIKEHDPQVLRFFMLSVHYRNPINYNIELLQSAKSSLERLRTAYTNLKHRMNSSANLTTNDDEWIQNISQYKVKFIEEMDDDFNTANAITVLFDLSKTANLYLMEKNTSNQVIQRFILLFEETFNVLGLTLENNELLDDEIEELIQQRIDARKNRDFALSDQIRDELKERNIILEDTAQGTRWRRG, encoded by the coding sequence ATGCCAATTCAAATTTATAATACACTTACTAGAGCAAAGGAATTATTCATTCCTATTGAGGAAAATAAGGTTACAATGTATAAGTGTGGACCAACAGTATATAACTATATCCATATTGGAAATGCACGACCTGATATTATATATGACACAGTTCGCAGATATTTTGAATATCGCGGGTATGATGTGAAATATATTTCCAACTTTACTGATGTTGATGACAAGATTATAAAAGCTGCTAACGAGTTAGGTGAGGACGTACCTACTGTCTCTGAGAGGTTTATTCAAGCATATTTCGAAGACGTTTCCGCGTTAGGGTGCAAAAAAGCGGATGCTCATCCACGAGTCACAGAAACGATGGACATTATTATTGACTTTATTCAAGCATTGATTAACAAAGGTTATGCCTATGAATCAGGTGGAGATGTTTATTATAAAACACGCGAATTTGATGGGTACGGAAAATTATCTCATCAATCAATTGACGAATTGCGAGTAGGTGCTCGAATTGAAGTTGATGAGAAGAAAAACGATTCAATAGATTTTGTTCTTTGGAAAGCAGCAAAGGAAGGAGAGATTTCCTGGGAAAGCCCATGGGGCTTAGGTAGACCTGGTTGGCATATCGAATGCTCTGCAATGGTACGGGAATATTTAGGAGATACAATAGATATTCATGCAGGAGGGCAAGACTTAATTTTCCCACATCATGAGAATGAGATAGCACAATCAGAAGCTTTAACAGGAAAAAAGCTTGCTAACTATTGGATGCATAATGGGTATATCAATATAGATAACGAAAAGATGTCGAAATCATTAGGGAACTTTGTTTTGGTTCATGACATTATTAAAGAGCATGACCCACAAGTGTTGCGCTTTTTTATGCTATCTGTACATTACCGTAATCCAATAAATTATAATATTGAATTACTTCAGAGTGCTAAAAGTAGCCTAGAGAGATTACGTACAGCTTATACGAATTTAAAACATCGGATGAATAGCAGTGCTAATTTAACTACAAATGATGATGAATGGATTCAAAATATTAGTCAATACAAAGTGAAATTTATTGAAGAGATGGATGATGATTTTAATACTGCGAATGCAATTACAGTATTATTTGACCTTTCTAAGACAGCAAATCTTTATTTAATGGAAAAAAACACTTCCAATCAAGTTATTCAACGATTTATATTGCTCTTTGAAGAAACCTTTAACGTGCTTGGACTCACATTAGAAAATAATGAGCTACTTGATGATGAAATAGAAGAACTGATTCAACAAAGAATAGATGCTAGAAAGAATAGGGACTTTGCATTATCTGATCAAATTCGAGATGAGTTAAAAGAGCGAAATATTATACTTGAAGACACTGCTCAAGGTACAAGATGGAGAAGAGGGTAA
- the rlmB gene encoding 23S rRNA (guanosine(2251)-2'-O)-methyltransferase RlmB, whose amino-acid sequence MNQEYIIGKNPVLEALKSKREINKIWIAEGSQRGQMQQVAQLAKDKQVPISFVPKKKIDQMNDGNHQGVIAQVAAYEYASLDDLYRKAEEKGEMPFFILLDEIEDPHNLGSIMRTADAVGAHGIIIPKRRAVGLTATVAKASTGAIEYIPVAKVTNLSRTIEELKENGIWIIGTDANGQDDYRSIDGNMPLGLVIGSEGKGIGRLIKEKCDFLINLPMRGKVTSLNASVAAGLLMYEVYRKRIPLGD is encoded by the coding sequence ATGAATCAGGAATATATTATTGGCAAAAATCCTGTGTTAGAAGCGTTAAAATCAAAGCGGGAAATTAATAAGATTTGGATTGCTGAAGGATCACAAAGAGGGCAAATGCAACAGGTTGCTCAGCTTGCAAAGGATAAGCAAGTACCGATTTCATTTGTCCCAAAGAAAAAGATAGATCAAATGAACGATGGCAATCATCAAGGTGTTATTGCTCAAGTGGCTGCATACGAATACGCAAGCCTAGATGATCTATATCGTAAAGCAGAGGAAAAAGGAGAAATGCCCTTTTTTATCTTACTGGATGAAATTGAGGATCCACATAACCTGGGTTCTATCATGCGAACTGCAGATGCAGTTGGTGCTCATGGCATTATTATTCCGAAGAGAAGAGCGGTAGGATTAACTGCAACTGTTGCTAAAGCTTCAACCGGAGCGATAGAGTATATTCCAGTAGCCAAGGTGACAAATTTGTCTCGCACGATAGAAGAGCTCAAAGAAAATGGCATATGGATTATTGGTACAGATGCAAATGGTCAAGATGACTACAGGAGCATTGACGGAAATATGCCTTTAGGCCTTGTCATTGGTAGTGAAGGAAAAGGGATCGGAAGACTTATAAAAGAAAAATGTGATTTTCTCATTAATCTTCCTATGCGTGGGAAGGTAACATCTTTAAATGCATCGGTTGCTGCTGGCTTACTAATGTATGAGGTTTACCGTAAACGAATCCCGTTAGGGGACTAG
- a CDS encoding PIN/TRAM domain-containing protein, with protein sequence MLKRIVQLFFLIIGGILGIFYIPYVLPLMNIDNIALLREHYMLAILGALIFFLVTFWLVDYIVNLIRWLEETVVKAPATDVVFGSLGLIFGLIVAFFINIPIQKFQFLLFNTIIPIFLTLLLGYLGFQIGFKKRDDLINLFSISNRKGTKKGNEEDFELYDKKLKILDTSVIIDGRVADICQTGFLEGTIVIPQFVLEELQHIADSADVLKRNRGRRGLDILNRIQKELSNNVEIYEGDFEDIQEVDSKLVKLAKITSGVVVTNDFNLNKVCELQNVAVLNINDLANAVKPVVLPGEEMNVQVIKDGKEQNQGIAYLDDGTMIVVEDGRDYIGKNLDVLVTSVLQTSAGRMIFAKPKLLERAL encoded by the coding sequence ATGTTAAAAAGAATTGTACAATTATTTTTTCTCATTATCGGTGGGATATTAGGTATATTTTATATTCCATATGTATTACCTTTAATGAATATTGATAACATTGCATTGTTAAGAGAACATTACATGCTAGCCATATTAGGTGCACTTATTTTCTTTCTTGTTACATTTTGGTTAGTAGATTATATAGTAAATTTGATACGTTGGTTAGAGGAGACTGTTGTCAAGGCTCCAGCAACTGATGTAGTCTTTGGGAGTCTAGGGTTAATCTTTGGCCTTATTGTTGCTTTTTTTATTAATATCCCAATACAAAAATTCCAATTTTTATTATTCAATACCATTATACCTATATTTTTGACTCTGTTATTAGGTTATTTGGGCTTTCAAATAGGTTTTAAAAAGCGAGACGACCTTATTAACTTATTTTCAATATCTAACCGTAAAGGAACAAAAAAAGGCAATGAAGAAGATTTTGAGCTGTATGATAAAAAATTAAAAATATTGGATACAAGTGTTATTATCGATGGTCGTGTAGCGGATATATGTCAAACAGGCTTTTTAGAAGGAACGATCGTCATACCCCAATTTGTCCTAGAAGAACTTCAGCATATCGCGGATTCAGCGGATGTGTTAAAGCGTAATAGGGGTAGAAGAGGGCTTGATATTTTAAATCGCATACAAAAGGAATTATCAAATAACGTTGAGATATATGAAGGTGATTTTGAAGATATACAGGAGGTTGATAGCAAGCTCGTAAAGCTAGCTAAAATTACTTCCGGAGTGGTAGTTACAAATGATTTTAACTTAAACAAAGTTTGTGAATTACAAAATGTAGCTGTGTTAAATATTAATGATTTGGCAAATGCCGTGAAGCCAGTAGTTCTTCCAGGAGAAGAGATGAATGTCCAAGTAATTAAAGATGGGAAAGAACAAAATCAAGGCATTGCGTATCTTGATGACGGAACGATGATTGTTGTTGAAGATGGAAGAGATTATATAGGTAAAAATCTTGATGTGTTAGTTACGAGTGTACTACAGACTTCTGCTGGGAGAATGATTTTTGCTAAGCCGAAGTTGTTAGAAAGAGCATTATAA
- the ispF gene encoding 2-C-methyl-D-erythritol 2,4-cyclodiphosphate synthase, which translates to MIRIGQGFDVHQFVDDRPLILGGIEIPHVKGLLGHSDADVLLHTIADASLGAIAAGDIGKHFPDTDPQYKNADSSLLLQHVWKLVKNEGYELGNVDCTIIAQQPKMAPYIDQMRGRIAELLEATIDQVNVKATTTEKLGFTGREEGIAAQVVILLKKM; encoded by the coding sequence ATGATTCGTATTGGGCAAGGTTTTGATGTTCATCAATTTGTTGATGATAGACCTCTAATATTAGGGGGAATTGAAATTCCCCACGTAAAAGGTTTGTTAGGACATTCAGATGCGGATGTATTATTACATACAATTGCAGATGCCAGTTTAGGAGCCATTGCTGCAGGGGATATTGGCAAACATTTTCCTGATACAGACCCGCAATATAAAAATGCTGATTCATCACTACTACTTCAACACGTGTGGAAGCTAGTAAAGAATGAAGGCTATGAATTGGGTAATGTGGATTGTACGATTATTGCTCAACAACCAAAAATGGCCCCATATATTGACCAAATGAGAGGGAGAATTGCTGAACTTCTAGAGGCTACTATTGACCAAGTAAATGTAAAAGCTACAACTACTGAAAAGCTTGGGTTTACAGGAAGAGAAGAAGGAATAGCTGCCCAAGTAGTTATTTTACTAAAAAAAATGTAG
- the ispD gene encoding 2-C-methyl-D-erythritol 4-phosphate cytidylyltransferase: MLYKVVIPAAGQGKRMNVGMNKLFMSLQSTPIIARTLKVFENDPHCVGIVLVINSLDEKYMREIVEENNFSKIEKIVYGGAERQHSVHLGLKAVHNVDIVLIHDGARPFIKIEHIHSLVNTAYNDGAAVLAVPVKDTVKRVLDLKVEETFERSSLWAVQTPQAFRISLLEEAHEQAIKDKYIGTDDASLVERLNKQVIIVEGDYQNIKITTPEDIKFAHAILGE, from the coding sequence ATGTTATATAAGGTAGTCATTCCTGCAGCAGGACAGGGGAAAAGAATGAATGTAGGTATGAATAAACTGTTTATGTCATTACAGTCAACGCCAATCATAGCACGTACTTTAAAAGTTTTTGAAAATGATCCCCATTGTGTAGGGATTGTCCTAGTTATTAATTCACTAGATGAGAAATATATGAGGGAAATTGTTGAAGAGAACAACTTTTCGAAAATAGAAAAAATCGTGTATGGTGGAGCTGAGCGGCAACATAGTGTACATCTGGGCTTAAAAGCAGTACATAATGTTGATATTGTGCTCATTCACGATGGTGCTAGACCTTTTATTAAAATCGAGCATATTCATTCTTTAGTTAATACGGCATACAATGACGGGGCGGCTGTTCTTGCAGTACCTGTTAAAGATACTGTGAAGCGTGTTCTGGATTTGAAAGTGGAGGAAACATTTGAACGATCTAGCTTGTGGGCAGTGCAAACGCCACAAGCTTTTCGTATATCATTATTGGAAGAAGCGCATGAGCAAGCTATTAAAGATAAATATATTGGTACCGACGATGCCAGTTTAGTAGAACGACTAAATAAACAAGTAATTATCGTCGAAGGTGATTATCAAAATATCAAAATTACTACACCAGAAGATATCAAATTTGCACATGCAATTTTGGGTGAGTAG
- the radA gene encoding DNA repair protein RadA — MAKRKTKFSCQTCGYESAKWMGKCPGCNAWNTMVEEIEQTKSARKGSFYVAPTSTSTKPTAITKIETTNEPRMYTDFVEFNRVLGGGIVKGSLVLIGGDPGIGKSTLLLQVSSKLAHSEHKVLYISGEESIKQTKLRADRLEVHGENVFVLAETDLQYISKAIEEMEPSFVVIDSIQTIFHPEVTSAPGSVSQVRECTAELMKIAKTKGIATFIVGHVTKEGSIAGPRLLEHMVDTVLYFEGERHHTYRILRAVKNRFGSTNEIGIFEMKEIGLTEVQNPSEIFLEERSKGAAGSTVVASMEGTRPVLVEIQALISPTSFGNPRRMATGIDHNRVSLLMAVLEKRVGLLLQNQDAYLKVAGGVKLDEPAIDLAVAVSIASSFRDQLSNPTDVVIGEVGLTGEVRRVSRIEQRVQEAVKLGFKRVILPEKNLGGWTVPAGIVVIGVSSVNETLQHALGG; from the coding sequence ATGGCGAAAAGAAAAACAAAGTTTAGTTGTCAAACTTGTGGATATGAATCAGCAAAATGGATGGGAAAGTGTCCTGGGTGTAATGCATGGAATACAATGGTAGAAGAAATTGAACAGACTAAATCTGCTCGGAAGGGATCGTTTTATGTAGCACCTACTTCTACTAGTACAAAACCTACAGCTATAACCAAAATAGAAACAACGAACGAACCAAGAATGTATACAGATTTTGTGGAATTTAATCGGGTATTAGGTGGAGGTATTGTTAAAGGATCGCTTGTATTAATAGGTGGAGATCCTGGTATTGGAAAATCAACATTGTTATTGCAAGTATCATCAAAATTAGCACATTCTGAACATAAAGTATTATATATATCTGGAGAAGAATCGATAAAACAAACGAAGCTTCGTGCAGATCGACTAGAGGTTCACGGAGAGAATGTATTCGTGTTAGCTGAAACTGATTTACAGTATATATCAAAAGCAATTGAAGAGATGGAGCCATCATTTGTTGTTATTGATTCAATACAAACTATTTTTCACCCTGAGGTTACATCAGCTCCTGGCAGTGTCTCACAAGTAAGAGAATGTACCGCTGAGCTAATGAAAATTGCAAAAACGAAAGGCATCGCCACTTTTATTGTTGGTCATGTTACGAAAGAAGGCTCAATTGCTGGACCACGGTTACTTGAACATATGGTGGATACAGTTCTTTATTTTGAAGGTGAACGTCATCATACGTATAGGATATTAAGAGCAGTAAAAAACCGCTTTGGATCAACAAATGAAATAGGAATTTTTGAAATGAAGGAAATAGGTCTAACTGAAGTTCAAAACCCTTCGGAAATTTTTCTTGAGGAGCGTTCAAAAGGAGCAGCTGGATCTACAGTTGTAGCCTCTATGGAAGGAACAAGGCCCGTTCTCGTTGAAATACAAGCACTCATTTCACCAACAAGTTTTGGTAATCCACGAAGAATGGCAACTGGAATCGATCATAATAGAGTATCACTACTTATGGCTGTACTAGAAAAAAGAGTTGGGCTATTACTGCAAAATCAAGATGCATACTTAAAGGTTGCTGGAGGAGTCAAGTTAGATGAACCTGCAATTGATTTAGCTGTAGCCGTCAGTATCGCTTCAAGCTTTCGAGACCAACTATCAAATCCTACAGATGTAGTTATCGGAGAAGTTGGCTTAACTGGGGAAGTACGACGCGTTTCTAGAATTGAACAGAGAGTTCAGGAAGCTGTGAAACTTGGCTTTAAGAGGGTTATTTTGCCTGAGAAAAACTTAGGAGGATGGACTGTTCCAGCTGGAATTGTGGTAATTGGAGTATCATCTGTTAATGAGACCTTACAACATGCATTGGGAGGGTAG
- the epsC gene encoding serine O-acetyltransferase EpsC: MFKMFKEDIEVVFEQDPAARSYIEVILTYSGLHAIWSHRIAHGLFKRKLFFLARLISQISRFFTGIEIHPGAQIGRRLFIDHGMGVVIGETCEIGDNVTIYQGVTLGGTGKEKGKRHPTIKDNALIAAGAKVLGSITIGENSKIGGGSVVLHDVPDNSTAVGIPGRIVIKNGVRVKKDFNHRDLPDPIADRIREIELEMNELRNELAEMKERKTEHANSNL, translated from the coding sequence GTGTTTAAAATGTTTAAAGAAGATATTGAGGTGGTTTTTGAGCAAGATCCAGCTGCAAGAAGCTATATTGAGGTGATCCTTACTTATTCTGGGTTACATGCTATTTGGTCACATAGGATAGCTCACGGATTATTTAAGCGAAAACTGTTTTTTCTTGCTAGACTCATATCACAAATAAGCAGATTTTTTACTGGAATTGAAATTCATCCTGGTGCTCAAATCGGAAGGCGCTTATTTATTGATCATGGCATGGGTGTTGTCATAGGTGAGACGTGTGAAATTGGAGATAATGTTACGATTTATCAAGGTGTTACATTAGGAGGAACTGGTAAGGAAAAGGGTAAGAGACATCCGACTATTAAGGATAATGCACTTATCGCGGCAGGAGCAAAAGTACTAGGATCAATTACTATTGGAGAGAATTCAAAGATTGGGGGAGGCTCTGTTGTCTTACATGACGTTCCTGACAATTCTACAGCTGTTGGTATACCTGGAAGGATAGTTATAAAAAATGGTGTGCGTGTTAAAAAAGACTTTAATCATCGAGACTTACCAGACCCGATAGCTGATCGTATAAGAGAAATTGAATTAGAAATGAATGAATTACGAAATGAACTAGCAGAAATGAAAGAGAGGAAAACAGAACATGCCAATTCAAATTTATAA
- a CDS encoding NYN domain-containing protein, whose product MDILIVDGYNIIGAWPNLRPLRDKDFNSARDNLINQMAEYQAYTGYRVIIVFDAHLVKGIEKKLKNHKVEIIFTRENETADERIEKLVKELNNIQTQVHVATSDYMEQWTIFGQGALRKSARELYNEMTAIKQRIEKKVKVTQQKKPKSKIHLSEEVAEIFEKWRRGQR is encoded by the coding sequence ATGGATATCCTGATTGTTGATGGATACAACATTATAGGGGCATGGCCAAACTTAAGGCCTTTAAGGGATAAAGATTTTAACTCAGCTCGTGATAACTTAATCAATCAGATGGCTGAATATCAAGCTTATACTGGCTATAGAGTAATCATTGTTTTTGATGCTCATCTCGTTAAAGGCATTGAAAAGAAATTAAAAAACCACAAAGTAGAGATCATATTCACACGTGAGAATGAAACTGCAGATGAACGTATAGAGAAGCTCGTGAAAGAACTTAATAATATTCAAACGCAAGTTCATGTTGCAACATCAGATTATATGGAACAATGGACGATTTTTGGACAGGGCGCATTGAGGAAATCCGCACGAGAACTATACAATGAAATGACCGCAATTAAACAGCGAATTGAGAAGAAGGTCAAAGTAACACAACAAAAAAAGCCAAAGTCTAAAATACATCTTAGTGAAGAAGTTGCAGAAATTTTCGAAAAATGGAGACGTGGACAACGATGA